The genomic interval ttgGTTTAAAGCTTCCTACGCTTCCTATGCTTCCTACGCTTCCTATGCTTCCTACGCTTCCTGCACTTCCTGCACTTCCTGTGTTTCCTACTTTTCATTATCCACATGGTTGTATCTCTATATGGACataatttctctttttcaaTTCCACACTCCTTTTGGTATTCTTCTTAATAACAAAGGTGGCAAATATCGTTGGTATCAAACGGAAATGgtatatctttttttgtttcatacTCTTAACTACACGAAACACACACAAACTCAATCAAACAAACACGCAAACAACCTATTACATCCTGTTTTTATAATGCTACTATTTAatcattcatttttattatacaattttgggcatttttcttttgtcaACACACTACAAATgagcatttttttctttccttttcttttctttatagatctttatttcattttccaaaaaaaaaaaaaaatctgtCCGCattgcacatatatgtatgtacatacatgtatcTGTTTGATTCTTTATTTATGGTTTAAACTGTGAAGTGTGGTAACCCAAATTAAAGGAATTGTTTGAATTGTTTGAATTTTGTTTACACATATTATTCGTAATTGACTTTACTTGATCCTTAAATGCTGATTGTATATTTCTCCACGACCTTTTAAATTTCTGCCGTCGTGCATTTACTTCTGATCCTAGGGGTGTAAACTGaagttcagaaaaaaaaaaaaaaaaaaatatatatatattatagcaGTGATATGAAATGGTGGAGTAGAACAACAAACGGAATAGCGGAGCAAATGcagaaaaacatataaacataaattacACACTATACATTATGTATTACATGTTATGCATTATAcgttataaataatacattatgTACATGCAAAATGAACATTGAAATACATCGCACAGTGcagtaattttatttttttccccatAACGGTGCAAtcgtgcaaaaaaaaaaaaaaaaaatactactgcgcataatataatatattattattattccatttttaatatgatgcaatttttattaaccatataaagaatataaaaggTTAGAAATATTCCAAATATGGAAAGAAATGATATAAACGTTTTTCCAAATGGTGTTAAATCTCTTTTAATATTCGTAAAGATTTTGAAAGCTGGATaccatttatataatgattCACTGAGATCACATCTAACGCGAGCTAAATCTGGGTACTCCCTTAGAGAagcaatattattatttcttcttaaTGGAAGATACAAATgattatcataattttcaaaaaatacttGTAATTCATTACATATAGTACTATCTGTAAATCTATCATACATATCTGCTGGACACAAATAGTTCAAAAATTCTCTATATGTATCTAGGCATTCATTTACAAATTTACAtacatttgcatatttttgaTCATTCCTATttgataatatattcttaatttcactaacattttcattaaaataaaataatttgattATACCACTTAacatatcattattttcatatacatCTTTTAtcatagtaatatttttaaatactttatttcgtacaatatttttaaaataaaacataaaatctCTTATATTAATAGAATTAATTGAATCGGATAACTTTTCTACATTACTATATTGCATAAAGTCATTATAAACACCTTGAATAGTATCGCTTGTTCCACTATCATCAATATAATTTTCCAATAACCCGAATATTGTAATACAAACATCATTCTCAAGCCTTCCTTCcgaatataaatttatttcattacatATTGATtggtaattattatataaaccaTTCAAACTATGCGTACT from Plasmodium brasilianum strain Bolivian I chromosome 2, whole genome shotgun sequence carries:
- a CDS encoding PIR protein, which produces MESNQKIILDTAIIKSLQEEYPHLNIWSKYSTHSLNGLYNNYQSICNEINLYSEGRLENDVCITIFGLLENYIDDSGTSDTIQGVYNDFMQYSNVEKLSDSINSINIRDFMFYFKNIVRNKVFKNITMIKDVYENNDMLSGIIKLFYFNENVSEIKNILSNRNDQKYANVCKFVNECLDTYREFLNYLCPADMYDRFTDSTICNELQVFFENYDNHLYLPLRRNNNIASLREYPDLARVRCDLSESLYKWYPAFKIFTNIKRDLTPFGKTFISFLSIFGIFLTFYILYMFTPLGSEVNARRQKFKRSWRNIQSAFKDQVKSITNNMCKQNSNNSNNSFNLGNTGSAGSAGSVGSIGSVGSIGSVGSFKPKMF